A stretch of Brassica napus cultivar Da-Ae chromosome C6, Da-Ae, whole genome shotgun sequence DNA encodes these proteins:
- the LOC106408095 gene encoding uncharacterized protein LOC106408095 has product MGGSPPCGDSVRAVKDYKHQATNSQKWPSPVENDHQITFSALDTKGVHMPHNDPLLVDLDIGEYLVAKVLIDTGSSVDLIFRGTLDKMGVDLRDMKPSSRTLTGFNGASEQMIGTIRLPVYAGGITRTVKFSVIRAKAPYNAILGTPWLHSMKAVPSTYHQCIKFPGKDGKTQEINKPRENY; this is encoded by the coding sequence ATGGGCGGATCACCACCTTGCGGTGACTCGGTTCGAGCCGTCAAAGATTACAAACATCAAGCAACCAACTCTCAGAAGTGGCCTTCTCCAGTCGAAAATGATCACCAGATCACTTTTTCGGCACTAGACACCAAGGGCGTCCACATGCCACATAACGATCCTCTCCTCGTCGACCTTGACATCGGCGAATATCTGGTCGCGAAAGTCCTTATTGATACCGGCAGCTCAGTCGATCTCATCTTTCGCGGCACACTCGACAAAATGGGAGTTGATTTAAGGGATATGAAGCCTTCCTCTCGCACGCTCACCGGCTTCAACGGAGCCTCGGAGCAAATGATCGGGACAATTCGCCTTCCAGTTTACGCAGGTGGTATAACCCGCACcgtcaagttctccgtcatccGCGCCAAAGCACCCTATAATGCCATACTCGGAACACCGTGGCTGCATTCCATGAAAGCCGTCCCTTCGACTTATCATCAATGCATCAAATTTCCCGGAAAAGACGGCAAAACTCAGGAGATCAACAAGCCGCGAGAGAACTACTGA
- the LOC111213265 gene encoding uncharacterized protein LOC111213265, with protein MKLRVCARPSYGVAPRAVMGRQRCRGRTSVLLRSKGVLGLRRLADISKVFALKLIWKIFTTSGSLWVAWVKQNLWNNGSFWDISESTKGSWLDIWLPLGRLIDIVGDSGPQRLGVERFAKVADVANESGWQFRRCRDLNLQQIIATISNTQAPAAGNVEDVVLWKAGPGEYNNRFSSFKTWEQVRECRERHEWSKVVWFAQGVPRFSFITWLEICDRLAIGPRMMQWGVVQGCVFCGEPNEPRDHLFFACPYTFTVWLAVVGDLLEANADPDWETTLTRLVEYKYEKFSFILLRLVFQTTIYYLWKERTIGGTKESSSQWLSCRHLLRRQSETGSAPLAILRNQNFWDYFKDGLGAPWLE; from the exons ATGAAATTGAGAGTTTGTGCTCGTCCTTCCTACGGAGTGGCTCCCCGAGCTGTCATGGGAAGGCAAAGGTGTCGTGGGAGGACGTCTGTACTCCTAAGGAGTAAGGGGGTGTTAGGGCTCAGACGGTTGGCAGACATTTCGAAGGTTTTTGCGCTAAAACTCATTTGGAAAATTTTCACCACATCGGGGTCTCTTTGGGTGGCTTGGGTGAAGCAAAATCTGTGGAACAATGGCTCATTCTGGGATATCAGTGAGTCGACTAAAGGCTCTTGG TTGGACATCTGGCTTCCTTTGGGTCGACTCATCGACATTGTTGGGGATAGTGGGCCTCAAAGATTGGGAGTTGAGCGGTTTGCTAAGGTGGCTGATGTTGCAAATGAGTCTGGTTGGCAGTTTCGTAGGTGCCGGGACCTCAACCTGCAGCAGATCATTGCGACTATTAGTAATACGCAGGCTCCAGCTGCTGGTAATGTGGAAGATGTGGTGCTTTGGAAAGCTGGGCCTGGGGAGTATAACAACAGGTTCTCCTCCTTCAAAACATGGGAGCAGGTTCGGGAATGTAGAGAAAGACATGAGTGGAGTAAAGTTGTCTGGTTCGCTCAGGGAGTGCCACGGTTTAGCTTCATTACTTGGCTTGAAATTTGCGACAGACTAGCAATAGGTCCGCGAATGATGCAGTGGGGTGTAGTGCAAGGGTGCGTGTTCTGTGGTGAACCAAACGAGCCCAGAGACCATCTCTTCTTCGCTTGTCCCTACACCTTCACGGTATGGCTAGCAGTTGTGGGAGATCTACTGGAAGCTAATGCTGACCCAGACTGGGAGACAACCCTCACACGGCTTGTGGAGTACAAATATGAAAAGTTTTCCTTTATCTTGCTGAGGTTGGTGTTTCAGACTACAATCTACTATCTATGGAAGGAAAGAACGATAGGAGGCACAAAGGAAAGCTCAAGTCAGTGGCTCAGCTGTCGACACTTATTGAGAAGACAATCAGAAACAGGATCAGCTCCACTCGCTATTTTGAGAAACCAAAACTTCTGGGACTATTTCAAAGATGGTTTAGGGGCCCCTTGGTTAGAGTAG